One genomic window of uncultured delta proteobacterium includes the following:
- a CDS encoding Transcriptional regulator, GntR family with aminotransferase domain-containing protein, protein MWDLKVIDTSRPLYLAIAEALERDVHAGIVKPGDMLPTHRALAKIVGVTVSTITRAYSVAEKRGLITAIVGKGTFVTADACARSSVMDMDLEQLPIEMGLTKPLHMGDCSFRDVVSQVLEEGKLHKYMQYADPQGLAEHRDVGVAWLGRFGVPAKRENVLVTAGGQHALFSTLYSLFQPGDRIAVDVLTYPGVKAAARRLGLRLEGVIMDSEGIVPEELESLCNRSDIKGLYAVGRLQDPTNRIMSNKRRDALARIIRKYRLILVENDVYGFLNGQADRTLSARASANSVYIASLSKAFYAGLRIAFVAAPARLYNRIAQGVMDNVLFASPFCAAIACRSIQCGVADAIIERKIAELTRRVCIFREKLGHHRHTCSEQSMAAWLKLPDSWTGSQFETAAAQKGIRVYAAERFAVGPVVPPNYIRVSLSGAPDMQSFDNGLDTLASLLDRKKTTAGAAG, encoded by the coding sequence ATGTGGGACTTGAAGGTAATTGATACAAGTCGGCCATTGTATCTGGCTATTGCCGAAGCTCTGGAGCGGGATGTTCATGCAGGCATTGTAAAGCCGGGAGACATGCTGCCAACACACCGGGCACTGGCGAAGATCGTCGGCGTTACGGTAAGCACCATTACACGAGCATATTCCGTTGCTGAAAAACGCGGGCTGATAACAGCCATTGTGGGCAAAGGGACATTCGTGACCGCCGATGCCTGCGCCAGATCCTCCGTTATGGATATGGATCTGGAGCAGCTGCCCATTGAAATGGGCTTAACCAAGCCTCTCCATATGGGGGATTGCAGTTTCCGGGACGTCGTCTCCCAAGTGCTGGAAGAAGGCAAACTCCACAAATACATGCAGTATGCCGATCCGCAAGGGCTTGCGGAGCACAGGGACGTCGGCGTTGCCTGGCTTGGCCGCTTCGGCGTGCCGGCCAAGCGGGAAAACGTTCTGGTAACCGCCGGCGGCCAGCATGCGCTTTTCAGCACCCTGTATTCCCTGTTTCAGCCGGGCGACAGGATCGCCGTCGACGTGCTGACCTACCCCGGCGTGAAGGCCGCTGCCCGCCGTCTGGGGCTCCGGCTCGAGGGGGTTATCATGGATTCGGAGGGGATTGTCCCCGAAGAGCTGGAATCGTTGTGCAATCGCAGCGACATTAAGGGATTGTATGCCGTCGGAAGGTTGCAAGACCCCACAAACCGCATAATGTCCAACAAGCGCCGGGACGCGCTGGCCCGGATAATCCGCAAATACCGGCTGATCCTGGTCGAGAACGACGTCTACGGCTTTCTGAACGGGCAGGCGGATCGGACGCTGTCCGCCAGGGCGTCCGCCAACAGCGTCTATATCGCAAGTCTTTCCAAAGCCTTTTACGCCGGTCTCCGGATCGCCTTTGTCGCCGCTCCGGCCAGGTTGTACAACCGGATAGCGCAAGGCGTGATGGATAACGTGCTGTTCGCGTCGCCTTTTTGCGCGGCCATCGCGTGCCGGAGCATTCAGTGCGGTGTCGCGGATGCCATAATTGAACGAAAAATCGCCGAGCTTACCCGGCGGGTGTGCATTTTCCGTGAAAAGCTGGGGCATCACCGCCACACCTGCTCCGAGCAAAGCATGGCGGCCTGGCTGAAACTTCCCGACAGTTGGACGGGCAGCCAGTTTGAAACGGCCGCCGCGCAAAAAGGCATACGCGTCTATGCCGCGGAACGGTTCGCCGTTGGTCCCGTGGTGCCGCCGAATTATATCCGCGTCTCGTTGTCCGGGGCTCCGGACATGCAATCCTTTGATAACGGGCTCGATACGCTGGCTTCGCTGCTTGACCGTAAAAAAACGACGGCCGGCGCGGCCGGCTGA
- a CDS encoding NADPH-dependent FMN reductase, producing MKLLAINGSPRKTRNTGSLLEKAVEGATAAGADAELLHLRDLGAYKGCISCFHCKDPKGSHYGRCAVNDPLTPLLDAAHAADVLVLGSPVYFHAETGLMRNCMERLWFQYHLYSKVKGPLSPRKKATALVYTMNVPEFAIAPRGYDRMMGAAKLVMEKLFGSCELFVCTDTRQFKDYSKYDTDYFDVEAKLKRHAEVFPQDLERAFAMGRRLVG from the coding sequence ATGAAACTGCTCGCCATCAACGGAAGCCCGCGCAAAACCAGAAACACGGGTAGTCTGCTTGAAAAGGCCGTGGAAGGGGCCACAGCGGCCGGGGCTGACGCCGAACTCCTACACCTGCGCGACCTCGGCGCGTATAAAGGGTGCATCAGCTGTTTTCACTGTAAGGATCCAAAAGGCTCGCACTACGGGCGATGCGCGGTGAACGATCCGTTGACCCCTTTGCTGGACGCGGCCCATGCCGCCGACGTGCTCGTGCTCGGCTCCCCGGTTTATTTTCATGCGGAAACCGGCCTCATGCGAAATTGCATGGAGCGGCTGTGGTTCCAGTACCATCTGTATTCCAAGGTGAAGGGGCCGTTGTCGCCCCGGAAAAAGGCCACGGCCCTGGTCTACACCATGAACGTTCCCGAATTTGCCATCGCGCCTCGTGGCTATGACAGGATGATGGGCGCGGCCAAACTGGTCATGGAAAAGTTGTTCGGCTCCTGTGAGTTGTTTGTGTGCACCGATACGCGGCAGTTCAAGGATTACTCCAAGTACGACACGGACTATTTCGACGTGGAGGCCAAGCTCAAGCGGCACGCCGAGGTGTTTCCGCAAGACCTGGAGCGGGCGTTCGCCATGGGACGGCGATTGGTGGGGTAG
- the aroC gene encoding chorismate synthase (Evidence 2a : Function of homologous gene experimentally demonstrated in an other organism; PubMedId : 2182772, 2969724; Product type e : enzyme), with protein sequence MSGNTFGRIFRLTTYGESHGPGLGGIVDGCPPGIPLDEAQLQAELDKRRPGQANAASTPRKEPDAVTLLSGVFEGKTTGTPIAFHVANTSQHSADYDDLRGVYRPGHADYTFDAKFGIRDHRGGGRSSGRETVARVAGGAIAQALLAREGIALYGCAASFGGIAAPLTDIAGAERRAFFAPDDGIVPQWEEAVRDARAQGDTLGGLVRIEAHGVPAGLGEPVFDKLDALFAHALMSVGAVKGVSVGDGFAAADATGSANNDPMAPDGFASNHAGGILGGISTGQPIVLTASVKPIASIGLEQQTVNTAGEAVTIRVGGRHDLSAIPRIVPVLKAMAALVLADALLLQKRML encoded by the coding sequence ATGAGCGGCAATACCTTCGGCAGAATATTCAGGCTGACGACGTATGGCGAGTCCCACGGGCCGGGACTCGGCGGCATTGTGGACGGCTGCCCTCCCGGCATTCCTCTGGACGAAGCCCAACTCCAGGCGGAGCTGGACAAGCGCAGACCGGGGCAGGCCAACGCGGCCAGCACGCCGCGCAAGGAACCGGATGCGGTGACGCTCCTTTCCGGCGTGTTCGAGGGAAAAACCACGGGTACGCCCATCGCCTTTCACGTTGCCAACACCAGCCAGCACAGCGCCGATTACGACGACTTGCGCGGCGTGTACCGGCCCGGGCATGCCGATTATACCTTTGACGCCAAATTCGGCATCCGCGACCATCGCGGCGGCGGGCGTTCCTCGGGGCGGGAGACCGTTGCCAGGGTCGCGGGCGGCGCCATCGCCCAGGCGCTGCTCGCGCGGGAGGGCATCGCGCTGTATGGGTGCGCGGCGTCCTTCGGCGGCATTGCCGCGCCCCTTACCGATATCGCCGGGGCGGAACGCCGCGCCTTTTTCGCGCCGGATGACGGCATCGTCCCTCAATGGGAGGAGGCGGTGCGGGATGCCAGAGCACAGGGCGACACCCTTGGCGGCCTTGTACGCATTGAAGCGCACGGCGTCCCCGCCGGGCTCGGCGAGCCGGTGTTCGACAAGCTGGATGCCCTGTTCGCCCACGCCCTGATGAGCGTGGGCGCGGTAAAGGGCGTGAGCGTCGGCGACGGGTTCGCCGCGGCGGACGCGACCGGCTCCGCCAACAACGATCCCATGGCGCCGGACGGGTTCGCGTCCAACCACGCGGGCGGCATTCTCGGCGGCATCAGCACGGGCCAGCCTATCGTGCTGACCGCCTCCGTCAAACCCATCGCGTCCATCGGGCTGGAGCAGCAAACGGTCAACACGGCGGGTGAAGCGGTGACGATCCGGGTGGGCGGCAGGCACGATCTTTCGGCCATCCCGCGCATCGTGCCGGTTTTGAAGGCCATGGCCGCGCTGGTGCTGGCGGATGCGCTGCTGTTGCAAAAACGCATGCTGTAG
- the aroK gene encoding Shikimate kinase, whose product MGILFLIGPRGSGKTLMASILAQKHGCRTCDTDALIREKTGKSVADIVAEGGWPAFRALEKAALAEAVARMREGGGPAVIATGGGIVLDPENRERMRAEGVVAYLAAPPNVLARRLPPPQNDPSRPSLTNLPPEQEIARVLQEREPLYRAAAHHVVDAARPPESVAAILRGHIMAHATVHAKGGRDQGAV is encoded by the coding sequence GTGGGCATTCTTTTTCTTATCGGACCAAGGGGCAGCGGCAAAACGCTGATGGCGTCAATATTGGCGCAAAAGCACGGTTGCCGCACCTGCGACACGGACGCGCTGATCCGGGAAAAAACGGGCAAAAGCGTGGCGGATATCGTGGCGGAGGGCGGTTGGCCCGCGTTCCGCGCGCTGGAAAAGGCCGCTCTTGCCGAAGCTGTCGCGCGGATGCGCGAGGGAGGCGGCCCGGCCGTCATCGCGACCGGCGGCGGCATTGTGCTCGACCCGGAAAACCGGGAACGCATGCGGGCGGAAGGCGTTGTGGCCTATCTTGCCGCGCCGCCGAACGTGCTGGCGCGGCGGCTTCCGCCGCCGCAAAACGATCCGTCGCGCCCCTCCCTCACCAATTTGCCGCCGGAGCAGGAAATCGCCAGGGTATTGCAGGAGCGCGAGCCGCTCTACCGCGCCGCGGCCCACCACGTTGTGGATGCGGCCAGGCCGCCGGAAAGCGTGGCGGCAATCCTGCGCGGGCACATCATGGCCCACGCCACGGTCCACGCCAAGGGCGGGCGCGACCAGGGGGCGGTATGA
- a CDS encoding putative Uncharacterized HTH-type transcriptional regulator YdeF (Evidence 3 : Function proposed based on presence of conserved amino acid motif, structural feature or limited homology): MWDIADSPAQRPLYIALVESLEKAIENGDVLPGDRLPTHRDLAKKIGVTVTTITRAYAEAEKRCLVTAVVGKGTFVAGGAPVPPAPGGNAGDLPIEMGVASPMYREEPDITPVVERVMKKNDMTTLTRFHSPQGLPEHREVGAGWIGRAGIKASADTVLISAGPQHSMTSVFHAVFEAGDRIAVEQLTSPVFKSYARRTGLILEGIPLDGEGMIPEKLEEACKSGVIRGLYTSGSLQLPGHEEASAKRRHALARIIKQYDLVLVEDDSFNFLDTRKNRTLSSLAPHNSIYIASVSAAFYAGLRIAFIHAPSRYYSRISQGIADTIWMVSPLCAAIACECIASGLGDRIIRNKSRELTKRTHVFKQKLQEYETTCATNSMFAWLKLPEYWTGSGFEHAAEKSGVRVFAAEKFAVGPIVPPNSVRLVMTGPPDFPTFKKAIDILVTVLKRESGYVNLLL; this comes from the coding sequence ATGTGGGACATTGCAGATTCTCCCGCTCAAAGGCCCTTATATATAGCTCTTGTGGAGTCCCTCGAGAAAGCGATTGAGAACGGCGACGTTCTCCCCGGCGACAGGCTGCCCACCCATAGAGACCTGGCCAAAAAAATAGGCGTCACGGTCACTACCATCACGCGCGCCTATGCGGAAGCGGAAAAGCGCTGCCTGGTAACGGCCGTTGTCGGCAAGGGCACCTTTGTCGCGGGTGGAGCTCCAGTGCCGCCTGCGCCGGGGGGCAACGCGGGCGACCTCCCCATCGAGATGGGGGTTGCAAGCCCCATGTACCGGGAAGAACCCGATATCACGCCGGTTGTTGAGCGGGTCATGAAGAAAAACGACATGACCACGCTTACGCGGTTCCACTCGCCCCAAGGGCTGCCCGAGCACAGGGAAGTCGGCGCCGGGTGGATCGGCCGCGCCGGCATCAAGGCTTCGGCGGATACCGTCCTTATCTCCGCCGGGCCGCAACACAGCATGACCAGCGTATTCCATGCCGTCTTCGAAGCCGGGGACCGCATCGCCGTGGAACAGTTGACCAGCCCCGTGTTCAAATCATACGCGCGCCGTACCGGGCTTATCCTCGAAGGCATCCCCCTGGACGGCGAGGGGATGATCCCGGAAAAGCTGGAAGAGGCCTGCAAGTCCGGCGTGATACGCGGGCTGTATACCTCCGGCAGCCTGCAACTCCCCGGCCATGAGGAAGCCTCCGCCAAACGCAGGCATGCGCTTGCCCGGATTATCAAGCAGTACGATCTGGTTTTGGTTGAAGACGACTCCTTCAATTTTTTGGACACCCGGAAAAACCGCACGTTATCTTCCCTCGCGCCGCATAACAGCATCTATATCGCCAGCGTTTCAGCCGCGTTTTACGCCGGTTTGCGGATAGCGTTCATCCATGCTCCCTCGCGCTATTACAGCCGGATATCGCAAGGAATAGCCGACACCATATGGATGGTCTCGCCCCTGTGCGCCGCGATCGCCTGCGAATGTATCGCCAGCGGACTGGGTGACAGGATTATCCGGAACAAATCACGGGAATTGACGAAACGGACGCACGTCTTTAAGCAAAAGTTGCAGGAGTATGAAACCACCTGCGCCACAAACAGCATGTTTGCCTGGCTGAAGCTTCCGGAATATTGGACGGGCAGCGGATTTGAACATGCCGCCGAAAAAAGCGGGGTGCGCGTGTTCGCGGCGGAAAAATTCGCGGTGGGCCCTATCGTTCCCCCGAACAGCGTCCGCCTTGTCATGACGGGCCCGCCTGATTTTCCCACCTTCAAAAAGGCGATTGATATTCTCGTGACCGTCCTCAAACGCGAAAGCGGGTACGTGAACCTGCTGCTGTAG
- the hom gene encoding Homoserine dehydrogenase, which produces MNKKTLVVGLAGYGVVGTGFARALEENRELIRRRTGCDIVIKTVVAKESENELAHPLPKGAVLSHDIDTICTDPEIDLGIELMGGTGIAAKFLRKCLENGKHAVTANKALLAEDGLDLFRIAGEKNLYLGYEASVCGGIPIVQAMREGLAGNRILSLSGILNGTCNYILSAMTAKGQSFTDALKDAQRLGFAEADPTLDIEGLDAAHKLVLLIRLAWGAEYPFKSLPVRGISKVGAEDIGFARELGYRIKLLGQARLADGKIEAGVFPTLVHESSMLAKVDGSFNAVWAKGNAVGTVFMHGRGAGDLPTGSAVLSDVMAVARGAVPNNTGFVAQEPQKADLLCPSQAESKHYFRLMVPDRPGVLRDVAGILAENGMSIAQAIQKGEEEIVPLVFMTHLAKAQSVENAIKTLRDRDLLRAEPVSYRVLAHE; this is translated from the coding sequence ATGAATAAAAAAACGCTTGTCGTCGGCCTTGCCGGGTATGGCGTGGTAGGCACGGGGTTTGCCCGCGCCCTTGAGGAAAACCGCGAGCTTATCCGCCGCCGCACGGGCTGCGATATTGTCATAAAAACCGTCGTCGCCAAGGAATCCGAAAACGAACTGGCCCATCCCCTGCCCAAGGGCGCGGTACTGTCGCACGACATTGACACCATTTGCACCGATCCCGAGATAGACCTGGGCATCGAACTGATGGGCGGCACAGGCATTGCCGCGAAATTCTTGCGCAAATGCCTGGAAAACGGCAAACACGCGGTGACGGCCAACAAGGCCCTGCTGGCTGAGGACGGCCTGGATCTTTTCCGCATTGCCGGGGAAAAAAACCTGTACCTCGGGTACGAAGCCTCGGTCTGCGGGGGCATTCCCATCGTGCAGGCCATGCGCGAGGGCCTCGCGGGCAACCGGATTCTGTCCCTCTCGGGCATATTGAACGGCACCTGCAACTACATCCTTTCGGCCATGACCGCCAAGGGCCAGAGCTTCACCGACGCGCTGAAAGACGCGCAACGCCTGGGCTTCGCGGAAGCGGACCCCACCCTTGACATCGAAGGGCTTGACGCCGCGCACAAGCTCGTGCTGCTGATCCGGCTCGCCTGGGGCGCGGAATATCCGTTCAAATCCCTGCCGGTGCGGGGCATCAGCAAGGTCGGCGCCGAGGATATCGGCTTTGCCAGGGAGCTCGGCTACCGCATCAAGCTTCTCGGCCAGGCGCGCCTGGCGGACGGCAAAATCGAGGCCGGCGTGTTCCCCACCCTGGTGCATGAATCATCCATGCTGGCCAAGGTGGACGGGTCTTTCAACGCCGTCTGGGCCAAGGGCAACGCCGTGGGCACGGTGTTCATGCACGGCCGGGGCGCAGGCGACCTCCCGACGGGCAGCGCCGTGCTTTCCGACGTCATGGCCGTGGCCAGGGGAGCCGTTCCCAACAATACCGGTTTTGTGGCCCAGGAGCCGCAAAAAGCGGACCTGCTCTGCCCGTCCCAGGCGGAAAGCAAGCACTACTTCCGCCTGATGGTTCCGGACAGGCCCGGGGTTTTGCGCGACGTTGCCGGCATCCTCGCGGAGAACGGCATGTCCATCGCCCAGGCCATCCAGAAAGGAGAGGAAGAAATCGTCCCGCTCGTTTTCATGACGCACTTGGCAAAGGCTCAATCCGTGGAAAATGCCATAAAAACGTTGCGCGACAGGGATCTTCTCCGTGCGGAACCGGTCAGCTACAGAGTGCTGGCGCACGAGTAA
- a CDS encoding hypothetical protein (Evidence 5 : No homology to any previously reported sequences), with the protein MYPEKAPGCATRSAVHHAPRPVARVLSPPAVRHRTSFRPAARAVRPMTPKSHKQYYNFVS; encoded by the coding sequence TTGTATCCGGAGAAGGCGCCCGGCTGCGCCACGCGCAGCGCCGTTCACCATGCGCCCCGCCCCGTGGCGCGCGTCCTTTCTCCTCCCGCCGTGCGCCACCGGACGTCATTCCGGCCAGCCGCCCGGGCAGTGCGGCCCATGACGCCAAAATCACACAAGCAGTATTACAATTTTGTCAGTTGA
- the greA gene encoding Transcription elongation factor GreA, whose amino-acid sequence MENIPISVQGLALVKAELDRLKKARPEVIQAIKEAREEGDLSENAGYHAARERQGMLEAKITYIESRMPRFTVVDLATVSADTVVYGATVTLEDIESGETKKYTVLGPDETDYVKGSISVFSPVGRALIGRGEGDEITVEAPRGKLSYEIISVEYQDPSCYFPAPEEE is encoded by the coding sequence ATGGAAAACATCCCCATTTCCGTCCAGGGTCTGGCCCTGGTCAAAGCTGAACTTGACCGCCTGAAAAAGGCGCGGCCGGAGGTTATCCAAGCCATCAAGGAAGCCCGCGAGGAAGGCGATCTTTCTGAAAACGCCGGTTACCATGCCGCGCGCGAGCGCCAGGGAATGCTCGAAGCGAAAATCACCTACATAGAGTCCCGCATGCCCCGCTTTACCGTGGTGGATCTCGCGACCGTTTCTGCCGATACCGTGGTCTACGGCGCGACTGTGACCCTGGAAGATATCGAAAGCGGCGAAACAAAAAAATACACCGTGCTCGGCCCGGACGAAACGGATTACGTCAAGGGCAGCATTTCCGTGTTTTCCCCGGTAGGCCGGGCGCTCATCGGCCGGGGAGAAGGCGACGAAATCACCGTTGAAGCCCCGCGCGGCAAGCTTTCCTACGAGATTATCTCCGTCGAATACCAGGACCCTTCCTGCTATTTCCCCGCGCCCGAAGAAGAATAA
- the yfdZ gene encoding putative aminotransferase, PLP-dependent (Evidence 3 : Function proposed based on presence of conserved amino acid motif, structural feature or limited homology; Product type pe : putative enzyme) — translation MSEFPRMHRLPPYVFAVVGDLKMQLRRQNVDIVDMGMGNPDMPTPQFIVDKLVEASAKAVNHRYSVSRGIPNLRKAICDWYSRRFDVYLDPDTEAVVTMGAKEGLAHLALAMLSPGDVVFTPDPTYPIHTYAAIIAGADVRRIPIGRGRDFFEDLLAATRQTWPQPKLLMLSYPHNPTTEVTSLEFFQKVVDFAKEHKMYVIHDMAYADLAFDGHVAPSFMQAAGAKDVGVEFFSMSKSYSMAGWRVGFCVGNRELVNALTRIKSYLDYGIFQPIQIAATVALNAPDDCVREICDIYRQRRDSLIESLGRIGWDIPSPKGTMFVWAQIPEPFRHLGSVEFSKLLLREGHVAVSPGLGFGAYGDDHVRFALIENPQRVKQAVKGIKRALSGGSNE, via the coding sequence ATGAGTGAATTTCCCCGCATGCACCGCCTGCCCCCGTATGTATTCGCGGTAGTCGGCGATCTGAAAATGCAGCTTCGCCGCCAGAATGTCGACATTGTGGACATGGGCATGGGCAACCCGGACATGCCGACCCCCCAGTTCATCGTGGACAAACTGGTCGAAGCCTCGGCCAAAGCCGTGAACCACCGGTATTCCGTCTCCCGCGGCATTCCCAACCTGCGCAAGGCCATCTGCGACTGGTACAGCCGCCGGTTTGACGTGTATCTCGACCCCGATACCGAAGCCGTGGTCACCATGGGCGCGAAAGAAGGCCTCGCCCACCTGGCTCTGGCCATGCTTTCCCCCGGCGACGTGGTGTTCACGCCGGACCCGACCTACCCCATCCATACCTACGCGGCGATCATCGCCGGGGCGGACGTGCGGCGCATTCCCATCGGGCGGGGCCGGGACTTTTTCGAAGATCTGCTCGCGGCCACGCGGCAGACCTGGCCCCAGCCCAAGCTCCTGATGCTGAGCTACCCGCACAACCCCACGACCGAGGTTACCAGCCTGGAGTTTTTCCAGAAGGTTGTGGATTTCGCCAAAGAACACAAAATGTACGTCATCCACGACATGGCGTACGCCGACCTCGCCTTTGACGGGCACGTGGCCCCGAGCTTCATGCAGGCGGCGGGCGCCAAGGATGTGGGCGTCGAATTTTTCTCCATGTCCAAGAGCTATTCCATGGCCGGGTGGCGCGTGGGCTTCTGCGTGGGCAACCGCGAACTGGTCAACGCGCTCACCAGGATCAAGAGTTACCTGGACTACGGCATTTTCCAGCCCATCCAGATCGCCGCGACGGTCGCGCTGAACGCGCCCGACGACTGCGTGCGCGAAATCTGCGACATTTACCGCCAGCGGCGCGACTCGCTCATTGAGAGCCTGGGGAGGATCGGCTGGGATATTCCCTCCCCCAAGGGAACCATGTTCGTCTGGGCGCAGATCCCGGAACCGTTCAGGCATTTGGGTTCCGTGGAATTTTCCAAACTCCTCCTGCGTGAAGGCCATGTGGCGGTTTCTCCCGGCCTCGGCTTCGGCGCCTACGGCGACGACCATGTGCGCTTTGCCCTGATCGAGAACCCGCAACGGGTCAAGCAGGCGGTGAAAGGCATCAAACGAGCGCTTTCCGGAGGAAGCAATGAATAA